The Breoghania sp. genome has a segment encoding these proteins:
- a CDS encoding ParB/RepB/Spo0J family partition protein: MADEAGGTRNKRLGRGLAALIGDVSTEAPASNDKGEAGDSAHIRSGIRQIPIENIRPNPRNPRKTFREDDLSDLIESIREKGVVQPILVRPSAATKGTFELIAGERRWRAAQKAGLHEMPSVVREVTDQEALELAIIENVQRADLNPIEEALGYDQLVAEFNYSQAALAKVIGKSRSHVANTMRLLKLPNAVKDYLAEGLLTAGHARALITVDDPAALAEIIVEKGLSVRDAEKLAQDPEALKKAKGAATPKEKAPKPADTVALERRLSDGLGLAVAINHKPNADSGELKIKYKSLEQLDQVCRLLGISN, encoded by the coding sequence ATGGCCGACGAAGCCGGTGGTACACGGAACAAGAGACTCGGTCGCGGACTGGCGGCATTGATCGGCGATGTGAGCACGGAAGCCCCCGCCAGCAACGATAAGGGCGAGGCTGGAGACAGTGCTCACATCCGCAGTGGCATTCGTCAGATTCCGATCGAGAATATCCGGCCCAACCCGCGGAACCCGCGCAAGACCTTCCGCGAAGACGATCTCAGCGACCTGATTGAGTCCATCCGCGAGAAGGGGGTTGTTCAGCCGATCCTGGTCCGGCCTTCGGCCGCGACAAAGGGAACGTTTGAGCTGATCGCCGGTGAGCGGCGCTGGCGGGCCGCCCAGAAGGCGGGGTTGCACGAGATGCCGTCGGTCGTGCGCGAGGTGACGGATCAGGAAGCCCTTGAGCTTGCGATCATCGAGAACGTGCAGCGCGCCGATCTCAACCCGATCGAAGAGGCGCTGGGCTACGACCAGCTCGTTGCGGAATTCAATTACAGTCAGGCGGCGCTGGCCAAGGTGATCGGCAAGAGCCGGTCGCATGTGGCCAATACCATGCGGCTTCTGAAGCTGCCCAATGCGGTGAAGGACTATCTGGCCGAAGGTCTGCTCACGGCCGGTCATGCGCGTGCGCTGATCACCGTCGACGATCCGGCGGCGCTTGCCGAGATCATCGTGGAGAAGGGCCTCAGCGTTCGCGATGCGGAGAAGCTGGCGCAGGATCCGGAGGCCCTCAAGAAGGCCAAGGGGGCCGCTACACCCAAGGAGAAAGCGCCGAAGCCCGCCGACACGGTGGCGCTGGAGCGGCGGCTTTCCGACGGGCTTGGGCTGGCGGTTGCCATCAATCACAAGCCCAATGCGGATTCCGGCGAACTGAAGATCAAATACAAGTCGCTGGAACAGCTCGATCAGGTCTGCCGCTTGCTTGGAATCAGTAACTGA
- a CDS encoding NAD(P)H-dependent oxidoreductase: protein MRILVLYSHPVETSFNASLHEVIVRTLKNAGHDVDDCDLYAEGFEPALTRQERLDYHDTDINQANVASYVERLEAADALVLCYPVWNFGFPAMLKGFLDRVFLPGVSFKMRDGNVIPSLHNIKKMVAVTHYGGSRIRAFLVGDPPRKSVKRMLRAVIKPFAPVEYHALYDMNNATDAQRAAFLKKVEQAIARF, encoded by the coding sequence GTGCGCATTCTCGTTCTTTATTCCCACCCCGTCGAAACGAGCTTCAACGCTTCCCTGCACGAGGTGATCGTCAGGACCCTGAAGAACGCAGGACATGATGTCGATGACTGCGATCTCTATGCGGAGGGGTTCGAACCGGCCCTGACGCGTCAGGAGCGGCTCGACTATCACGATACCGACATCAACCAGGCCAATGTCGCTTCCTATGTGGAACGCCTGGAAGCGGCGGATGCGCTTGTGCTGTGCTACCCGGTATGGAACTTCGGCTTCCCGGCCATGCTGAAAGGCTTCCTCGACCGGGTTTTCCTCCCCGGTGTCTCCTTCAAGATGCGGGACGGGAATGTCATCCCGAGCCTCCACAACATCAAGAAGATGGTCGCCGTCACCCATTATGGCGGCTCGCGGATCCGTGCCTTCCTCGTGGGCGATCCGCCACGCAAGAGCGTCAAGCGCATGTTGCGCGCCGTGATCAAGCCGTTCGCGCCGGTCGAGTATCACGCGCTTTACGACATGAACAACGCAACCGATGCCCAGCGCGCCGCCTTCTTGAAAAAGGTCGAGCAAGCCATCGCTCGGTTCTGA
- a CDS encoding FAD-binding oxidoreductase, with product MTATQPDLKSVLEALNGLAIEDNPAIVKQKSRDFFWYSPVLKKQLEQVTGDVVVTPTSEEEIIRVLKACYAHDVPVTVRGAGTGNYGQAMPLAGGVVLNLAEFNKIKEIGPGRVVCEPGALISAIDEETRKTGQELRLHPSTYRTATIGGFIAGGSGGIGSIRWGGLRDLGNVIRVRVITMEEEPRILDLTGADLPKVVHAYGTNGVITEVEMPLTAAYDWVDVIVGFDDFVDGARFADALGQQDGILLKELGVISAPIPHDYFLRYRSYIKPDQSVCVMMVAPFAMPALVAFTEHRKAPILFRSDTATPEERKGLPPVFELSWNHTTLRGLRVDNTITYLQVLYPYPDQIAKVETIAKLFGDEVPGHLEFVRFDGNVTCFGLPVVRYSSEERLEEIMRLHEDAGCPIFNPHRYTLEEGGMKQTDEAQLAFKREADPKGLLNPGKMIAWDDPDFDVTADGPFLFHGLR from the coding sequence ATGACCGCCACGCAGCCTGATCTGAAATCGGTCCTGGAGGCCCTCAACGGCCTCGCCATCGAAGACAACCCCGCCATCGTCAAGCAGAAGAGCCGCGACTTCTTCTGGTATTCGCCGGTGCTCAAGAAGCAGCTCGAACAGGTCACCGGCGATGTTGTCGTGACACCGACGAGCGAGGAAGAGATCATCCGGGTCCTGAAGGCCTGCTATGCCCATGACGTCCCCGTCACGGTGCGCGGTGCGGGCACCGGCAATTACGGCCAGGCCATGCCGCTTGCGGGCGGCGTCGTGCTCAACCTGGCGGAATTCAACAAGATCAAGGAAATAGGCCCCGGCCGCGTGGTCTGCGAACCCGGTGCGCTCATTTCCGCGATCGACGAAGAGACCCGAAAGACGGGTCAGGAGCTGCGGCTCCACCCCTCCACCTACCGCACCGCCACCATCGGCGGCTTCATTGCGGGCGGGTCCGGCGGCATCGGCTCCATCCGATGGGGGGGCTTGCGCGATCTCGGCAATGTCATCCGCGTGCGCGTCATCACGATGGAAGAGGAGCCGCGCATTCTCGACCTGACCGGCGCCGATCTTCCCAAGGTCGTCCATGCCTATGGCACCAATGGCGTCATCACCGAGGTGGAGATGCCCCTGACCGCCGCCTATGACTGGGTGGACGTGATTGTCGGCTTCGATGATTTCGTGGACGGCGCAAGGTTTGCCGATGCGCTGGGCCAGCAGGATGGCATCCTTCTTAAGGAGCTGGGCGTCATTTCGGCTCCGATTCCACACGACTATTTTCTGCGCTACCGCTCCTATATCAAGCCCGACCAATCGGTCTGCGTGATGATGGTGGCGCCCTTCGCCATGCCGGCGCTGGTCGCCTTTACCGAACACCGCAAAGCCCCGATCCTGTTCCGCTCCGACACCGCCACGCCGGAGGAACGAAAAGGCCTGCCGCCCGTCTTCGAGCTTTCCTGGAACCACACCACCCTGCGCGGCCTGCGCGTCGACAACACCATCACCTATCTCCAGGTGCTCTACCCCTATCCCGACCAGATCGCGAAGGTGGAGACGATTGCCAAGCTCTTCGGCGATGAGGTTCCCGGACACCTTGAATTCGTGCGTTTCGACGGAAACGTCACCTGTTTCGGCCTGCCCGTCGTGCGCTACAGCTCCGAAGAGCGGCTGGAAGAGATCATGCGTCTGCATGAGGACGCAGGCTGTCCGATCTTCAATCCGCACCGCTACACGCTGGAAGAAGGCGGCATGAAGCAGACGGATGAAGCCCAGCTCGCCTTCAAGCGCGAAGCCGACCCCAAGGGCCTCCTCAACCCCGGCAAGATGATTGCCTGGGACGACCCCGATTTCGACGTCACCGCAGACGGCCCCTTCCTGTTCCATGGCTTGAGGTAG
- a CDS encoding cytosine deaminase, protein MTDFAALTGAASYLLTNATVPAVLLEGAELETAGTDLVKVDMRIDGKSIAQIAPAGTAAPSPLTVDLDDGLILPTLVDCHTHLDKGHIWPRHSNADGTFESALKSVGEDRIANWTAEDVRARMDFALRCAYAHGTSLIRTHIDSLPPQDEISWPVLREVMQDWSDRISLHGACLFGIDRLDADDGFLEKIADRVKEAGGVLGAVTYMIARLDEHLDAIFKAAETRGLDLDFHVDETSDPQARTLAHIAEAALRNGFSGKILCGHCCSLACQDDDEAKRTIDLVARAGIAVVSLPMCNMYLQGRITPGPTPGTPRWRGITLLHELKQAGVPVMVASDNTRDPFYAYGDLDLVEVFTQANRIAHFDHPTSDWIRTVTTTPADILRHPEHGRLRVGGTADFIAFGGRDLFEVMARPGAPREVFRYGKRMERVLPDYRELDALMGGAS, encoded by the coding sequence GTGACCGACTTCGCTGCCCTGACCGGCGCTGCGAGCTATCTGCTGACCAATGCCACCGTCCCCGCCGTCCTTCTGGAAGGTGCCGAGCTGGAAACCGCCGGGACGGATCTTGTGAAGGTCGACATGCGCATCGATGGCAAGTCCATCGCCCAGATCGCTCCCGCCGGAACCGCTGCCCCGTCCCCCCTCACTGTCGATCTGGATGACGGCCTGATCCTGCCCACCCTTGTCGATTGCCACACCCATCTCGACAAGGGCCATATCTGGCCGCGCCACAGCAACGCGGACGGAACGTTCGAGAGCGCGCTGAAATCCGTTGGCGAGGACCGGATCGCCAACTGGACGGCGGAAGACGTGCGCGCCCGGATGGATTTCGCGCTGCGCTGCGCCTATGCGCATGGCACGTCCCTGATCCGTACCCATATCGACAGCCTGCCCCCGCAGGACGAGATTTCCTGGCCGGTGCTGCGCGAGGTGATGCAGGACTGGTCGGATCGGATATCGCTCCATGGCGCCTGCTTGTTCGGCATCGACCGGCTCGATGCGGATGACGGCTTTCTGGAGAAAATCGCCGATCGCGTGAAGGAAGCGGGTGGCGTGTTGGGGGCTGTCACCTACATGATCGCGCGGCTCGACGAACATCTCGATGCGATCTTCAAGGCGGCCGAAACCCGCGGCCTCGATCTCGACTTCCACGTCGACGAGACCTCCGATCCGCAAGCAAGAACGCTGGCGCACATCGCTGAGGCCGCCCTTCGCAACGGGTTTTCCGGCAAGATCCTGTGTGGCCATTGCTGTTCGCTCGCCTGTCAGGACGACGATGAGGCAAAGCGCACCATCGACCTCGTTGCGAGAGCCGGTATCGCCGTCGTTTCCCTTCCCATGTGCAACATGTATCTGCAGGGACGGATCACCCCCGGCCCCACACCGGGGACCCCGCGCTGGCGCGGGATCACGCTGCTGCACGAGCTGAAACAGGCAGGCGTCCCGGTGATGGTCGCCTCCGACAACACCCGCGATCCCTTCTATGCCTACGGCGATCTCGATCTTGTGGAGGTCTTTACCCAAGCCAACCGCATCGCCCATTTCGATCACCCGACATCCGACTGGATCCGCACCGTCACCACCACCCCGGCGGATATCCTCAGGCACCCCGAGCATGGACGGCTCAGGGTCGGTGGCACGGCGGATTTCATCGCCTTTGGCGGGAGAGATTTGTTTGAGGTCATGGCGCGCCCCGGCGCACCGAGGGAAGTTTTCCGCTACGGTAAGAGAATGGAGCGGGTCCTGCCGGATTACCGCGAGCTCGACGCTCTCATGGGAGGTGCATCATGA
- a CDS encoding ABC transporter permease, whose protein sequence is MSMATLETTMPNARTQANAKAAKHKAPDTLWHASPLWRIGIPITMLALLIAVWALYVWAYDVPHYILPSPMRVAQALYTDWPILAPALLVTLKITFTALAIALVGGVALAILMSQSRFAEMALYPYAVVLQVTPIVAIAPLILIYAPTTQAALLICAWIVAFFPILSNTTQGLKSTDHNLLNLFELYGASRWQTLMYLKMPNALPYFLAGLKIAGGLALIAAVVAEFAAGSAGAGSGLAFRLLESQFRLNIPRLFAALFLLSLTGVAIFFTTNAISHLLLRKWHESALKREN, encoded by the coding sequence ATGAGCATGGCCACATTGGAAACGACGATGCCGAACGCCCGCACACAAGCCAACGCCAAGGCAGCGAAACACAAAGCGCCTGACACGCTGTGGCATGCTTCGCCCCTCTGGCGTATCGGCATTCCCATCACGATGTTGGCGCTGCTGATCGCAGTCTGGGCGCTCTATGTCTGGGCCTATGACGTGCCCCACTACATTCTGCCGAGCCCGATGCGGGTGGCGCAGGCTCTCTATACCGACTGGCCAATCCTCGCCCCCGCCCTTCTGGTCACGCTCAAGATCACCTTCACAGCCCTTGCCATCGCACTCGTTGGCGGCGTCGCGCTGGCGATCCTGATGTCCCAGTCGCGCTTTGCGGAAATGGCGCTTTATCCTTACGCCGTCGTGCTTCAGGTGACCCCGATCGTCGCCATCGCGCCGCTGATCCTGATCTACGCGCCCACCACGCAGGCCGCCCTTCTCATCTGCGCCTGGATCGTCGCCTTCTTCCCGATCCTGTCCAACACGACGCAAGGGTTGAAGTCGACGGACCATAACCTTCTGAATCTCTTCGAGCTTTACGGCGCCAGCCGCTGGCAGACGCTCATGTATCTGAAGATGCCGAATGCCCTGCCCTACTTCCTGGCCGGTCTCAAGATCGCCGGTGGCCTGGCGCTCATTGCCGCCGTCGTTGCCGAATTCGCCGCCGGGTCAGCCGGTGCGGGCTCGGGCCTCGCCTTCCGGCTGCTGGAATCCCAGTTCCGCCTCAACATCCCCCGCCTCTTCGCCGCGCTCTTCCTGCTGTCGCTGACCGGCGTTGCCATCTTCTTCACGACCAACGCGATTTCCCACCTGCTCCTGCGCAAGTGGCACGAAAGTGCGCTCAAGAGGGAAAACTGA
- a CDS encoding ABC transporter ATP-binding protein — protein MSPTPNAPASAADVAEQPLISLRNVSKTFANGTVALRDMTLDIGKGDFVSLLGPSGCGKSTALRIMAGLGDATSGSLVWPDSGAGGEKGDNEVSFVFQEPTLMPWATVYNNVYLPLRLKKISRARAHKDVMDALRMVGLEGFADSYPRELSGGMKMRVSIARALVTKPKLLLMDEPFAALDEITRFKLNNDLLHLWEKFGWTVIFVTHSVFESVYLSNQIVVMAARPGRVVETIRIDAPYPREEEFRTSAIYNDFCRQASDALHRAMDVSEPA, from the coding sequence ATCTCGCCCACACCCAATGCCCCGGCCTCTGCCGCCGATGTCGCGGAACAGCCCCTGATTTCGCTCCGCAACGTGTCGAAAACCTTCGCCAATGGCACTGTTGCGCTGCGCGACATGACGCTGGATATCGGCAAGGGCGATTTCGTCAGCCTGCTTGGCCCATCCGGTTGCGGCAAGTCCACCGCATTGCGCATCATGGCCGGTCTCGGCGATGCCACCTCCGGCTCCCTCGTCTGGCCGGATAGCGGCGCGGGCGGTGAGAAGGGCGACAACGAAGTCAGCTTCGTCTTCCAGGAGCCCACGCTGATGCCCTGGGCGACCGTCTACAACAATGTCTACCTGCCGCTGCGCCTGAAGAAGATCTCCAGGGCGCGCGCCCACAAGGACGTCATGGACGCGCTGCGCATGGTGGGGCTTGAAGGGTTTGCCGATAGCTACCCGCGCGAACTTTCCGGCGGTATGAAGATGCGCGTTTCCATCGCCCGCGCGCTGGTCACCAAGCCCAAGCTTTTGCTGATGGACGAACCCTTCGCGGCGCTGGACGAGATCACCCGCTTCAAGCTCAACAACGACCTCCTCCACCTTTGGGAGAAATTCGGCTGGACGGTCATCTTCGTCACCCATTCGGTGTTCGAGAGCGTCTATCTCTCCAACCAGATCGTCGTAATGGCAGCTCGTCCGGGCCGCGTGGTGGAGACGATCCGCATCGATGCCCCCTATCCGCGCGAGGAAGAGTTCCGCACATCCGCCATCTACAACGACTTCTGCCGACAGGCCTCCGATGCCCTGCATCGCGCAATGGACGTGAGTGAACCAGCATGA
- a CDS encoding ABC transporter substrate-binding protein, which produces MKRLVRFGLAVVAASGILASTAPAFALDEVKFGTNWLAQAEHGGFYQAVADGTYEKYGLKVEIVQGGPQAANRALLMADKIHFYMNGNLLGSFSAAEQGIPLVEVAAIFQKDPQVLIAHPDAGLETFEDLAKLPTIFMGKDGFSTYFQWMKSSFSGFSDAQYKPYTFNPAPFLADKQSAQQGYITSEPYAIKTEGGIEPKLFLLADSGFETYSTTIEAKVDFVAENKDLVQRFVDASIIGWYNYLHGDNAAANAAIKADNPEMTDGQIAFSIATMKDFGLVESGVALEKGIGCMKGEQIKSFYDKMVAAGVVQEGLDLSTLYTTEFVCKGVGMDLKN; this is translated from the coding sequence ATGAAGCGTCTGGTTCGGTTCGGCCTCGCGGTCGTTGCAGCTTCGGGAATACTCGCCTCGACGGCTCCCGCCTTTGCGCTCGATGAGGTGAAGTTCGGCACCAACTGGCTCGCCCAGGCCGAACATGGCGGCTTCTATCAGGCTGTTGCCGACGGGACTTATGAAAAATACGGCCTGAAGGTCGAGATCGTACAGGGCGGCCCCCAGGCAGCCAACCGCGCGCTGCTGATGGCCGACAAGATCCACTTCTACATGAACGGCAACCTGCTCGGCTCCTTCTCCGCCGCGGAACAGGGCATTCCGCTGGTCGAGGTCGCGGCGATTTTCCAGAAGGACCCGCAGGTCCTCATCGCCCACCCGGATGCGGGCCTTGAGACCTTCGAGGATCTGGCCAAGCTGCCGACCATCTTCATGGGCAAAGACGGTTTCTCCACCTACTTCCAGTGGATGAAAAGCAGTTTCTCCGGCTTCTCCGACGCCCAGTACAAGCCCTACACCTTCAATCCGGCGCCCTTCCTTGCCGACAAACAGTCCGCCCAGCAGGGATACATCACGTCGGAACCCTATGCGATCAAGACCGAGGGCGGCATTGAACCGAAGCTGTTCCTGCTGGCGGATTCGGGGTTTGAAACCTATTCGACCACCATCGAGGCCAAGGTCGACTTTGTGGCCGAGAACAAGGATCTCGTGCAACGCTTTGTCGATGCCTCGATCATCGGCTGGTACAATTATCTCCATGGCGACAACGCCGCCGCCAATGCGGCCATCAAGGCCGACAACCCGGAAATGACCGACGGCCAGATCGCGTTCTCCATCGCCACGATGAAGGATTTCGGCCTGGTGGAATCCGGCGTGGCGCTGGAAAAGGGCATTGGCTGCATGAAAGGCGAGCAGATCAAGAGCTTTTACGACAAGATGGTCGCCGCCGGTGTCGTGCAGGAGGGCCTCGACCTGTCCACGCTCTACACAACAGAATTCGTGTGCAAGGGCGTCGGCATGGACCTCAAGAACTAG
- a CDS encoding RidA family protein encodes MLRHLVPAQIRTPFAKYSHGVEIPAGARLLVCSGQLGIEHDDTIPEGAEAQARLCFEAIRALLREAGMSVSDIVRLNAYVTGREHMAGYMAARDAFIGTPPPASTLMIVSGFTREDFVVEIEALAASLD; translated from the coding sequence TTGCTCAGGCATCTCGTTCCCGCACAGATCCGTACGCCCTTCGCAAAATACAGCCATGGCGTGGAAATCCCCGCCGGTGCGCGGCTTCTCGTCTGTTCCGGCCAGCTCGGCATCGAACATGACGACACCATCCCCGAAGGGGCGGAGGCGCAGGCCCGGCTGTGCTTTGAAGCCATTCGGGCACTTTTGCGCGAGGCGGGCATGTCGGTGAGCGATATCGTCCGCCTCAACGCCTATGTGACGGGGCGCGAACACATGGCCGGATACATGGCCGCGCGCGACGCCTTCATCGGCACGCCGCCGCCTGCGTCCACGCTGATGATCGTTTCCGGGTTTACCCGGGAAGACTTCGTCGTCGAGATTGAGGCGCTCGCCGCCAGTCTGGACTGA
- a CDS encoding 8-oxoguanine deaminase, with product MRLWIKDPIAILADGAERGVVVEDGVIVELVGKGRAPQAHDMVFDAGRHVILPGLVNTHHHFFQTLTRAHPEAINKELFPWLKALYPIWTRNVTPETFRLGTRLALTELLMSGCTTAADHHYLFPAGLEGAMDIQVEEAQRLGIRMTVSRGSMNLSEKDGGLPPDGAVQDEDTILADCERVLQKYHDPSDGAFIQVALSPCAPFTVTKNLMKQSVALAEKYDCRLHTHLGETRDENDYCEHHFQCRPVDYLEEVGWLNDRVWLAHGIHFNDEEVKKLGHHCVGVCHCPTSNMLLASGQCRTKELEAAGSPVGLGVDGSASNDNSNLMESVRHALMINRLTYDATVSHFDALRWATEGSARCLGREDIGRIAVGKQADMSFYTLDELRFSGGGDPLATLVLCGAHSADRVMIAGDWKVEDTIPVHMDIERLRHEHGQAAKRFLESITG from the coding sequence ATGCGTCTTTGGATCAAGGACCCGATCGCCATTCTCGCCGACGGCGCGGAGCGCGGCGTGGTGGTGGAAGATGGCGTCATCGTGGAACTGGTGGGGAAGGGGCGCGCGCCGCAAGCCCACGACATGGTTTTCGATGCCGGGCGGCACGTGATCCTTCCCGGCCTCGTCAACACGCATCATCATTTCTTCCAGACGCTGACGCGGGCGCATCCTGAAGCCATCAACAAGGAGCTCTTTCCCTGGCTGAAGGCGCTTTATCCGATCTGGACGCGCAATGTGACGCCGGAGACCTTCCGGCTGGGGACGCGGCTGGCGTTGACGGAGCTTTTGATGTCCGGCTGCACGACCGCCGCCGATCACCATTATCTCTTCCCCGCGGGGCTGGAAGGGGCGATGGACATTCAGGTCGAAGAGGCGCAGCGCCTCGGCATCCGCATGACGGTTTCGCGCGGCTCGATGAACCTGTCTGAAAAGGATGGCGGGCTGCCGCCCGATGGCGCGGTGCAGGACGAGGACACGATCCTCGCTGATTGCGAACGGGTGCTTCAGAAGTATCACGATCCTTCGGACGGCGCGTTCATCCAGGTGGCGCTGTCACCGTGTGCGCCGTTCACGGTGACCAAGAACCTGATGAAGCAGAGCGTCGCGCTGGCGGAGAAATATGATTGCCGCCTGCACACGCATCTGGGCGAGACGCGCGATGAAAACGACTATTGCGAGCACCATTTCCAATGCCGTCCGGTCGATTATCTGGAAGAAGTGGGGTGGCTGAACGATCGCGTGTGGCTGGCGCATGGCATTCACTTCAATGACGAGGAGGTGAAGAAGCTCGGCCATCATTGTGTGGGGGTCTGCCATTGCCCGACCTCCAACATGCTGCTGGCCTCCGGACAGTGCCGGACGAAGGAGCTTGAGGCGGCAGGCAGCCCGGTCGGGCTTGGCGTGGACGGGTCCGCGTCCAACGACAATTCCAACCTGATGGAAAGCGTTCGCCATGCGCTGATGATCAACCGCCTGACCTATGATGCGACGGTGAGCCATTTCGATGCGTTGCGCTGGGCAACGGAAGGCTCCGCGCGCTGCCTTGGTCGTGAGGATATCGGCCGGATTGCGGTCGGCAAGCAGGCGGACATGTCCTTCTACACGCTCGATGAGTTGCGCTTTTCCGGTGGCGGCGATCCGCTGGCGACGCTCGTCCTGTGCGGCGCGCATTCGGCGGACCGGGTGATGATTGCGGGCGACTGGAAGGTGGAGGATACCATCCCGGTCCACATGGACATCGAACGTCTGCGCCATGAGCACGGTCAGGCGGCGAAACGGTTCCTGGAGAGCATCACGGGTTGA
- the chrA gene encoding chromate efflux transporter: MSGPSSPLHIFTVFLRLGLTSFGGPVAHLGYYRRELVERRGWMDDAAYADIVGLSQFLPGPASSQTGFAIGYLRGGLPGAIAAFVGFTLPSAILMLAIAYGSTLFSTQVGAALIHALKLVAVAVVAQAIAGMTKTLCPDAPRAGIALASFIFVLLVSVPFVQPAAIALSGLAGWLALRGKSHVAPETLQKAPVGKRGPAMLALGLFVVLLFALAWLAGASDNGVLRILDIFYRAGALVFGGGHVVLPLLETATVTPGYMDETLFLAGYGAAQALPGPLFAFSAYLGALLPFAPHPVVGAALALLAIFLPGFLLIYGALPFWQGLRSSPHASAIMKGANAGVVGLLIAAFITPIWTSSVRNPLDLLLAASAFLLLTTFRQGSGRVVLIMAVIGIALGLLDMKPT, encoded by the coding sequence ATGTCCGGTCCCAGTTCACCCTTGCACATCTTCACCGTTTTCCTGCGCCTGGGGCTGACCTCCTTTGGCGGCCCCGTCGCACATCTGGGCTACTACCGCCGCGAACTCGTCGAGCGGCGCGGCTGGATGGATGATGCGGCCTATGCCGATATTGTCGGCCTGAGCCAGTTTCTGCCCGGCCCCGCCTCCAGCCAGACCGGGTTCGCAATCGGATATCTGCGCGGCGGCTTGCCGGGCGCAATCGCCGCCTTTGTCGGCTTCACCCTGCCCTCCGCGATCCTGATGCTCGCCATCGCCTACGGCAGCACATTATTTTCAACGCAAGTGGGCGCCGCGCTCATCCATGCGCTCAAGCTCGTGGCGGTCGCAGTGGTTGCACAAGCGATCGCGGGCATGACGAAAACGCTCTGCCCCGATGCCCCGCGCGCAGGGATTGCGCTTGCCAGTTTCATTTTCGTGTTGCTGGTCTCTGTCCCGTTTGTCCAACCCGCCGCCATCGCGCTTTCAGGCCTGGCTGGCTGGCTGGCGCTGCGCGGAAAAAGCCATGTCGCCCCTGAAACACTCCAGAAAGCTCCCGTTGGAAAACGCGGTCCTGCCATGCTTGCGCTTGGCCTTTTCGTAGTCCTGCTCTTCGCGCTTGCCTGGCTTGCCGGGGCCAGTGACAACGGGGTCCTGCGGATCCTCGACATTTTCTATCGTGCGGGAGCGCTGGTTTTCGGCGGGGGGCATGTGGTTTTGCCGCTTCTGGAGACGGCCACCGTCACGCCGGGCTATATGGATGAAACCTTGTTTCTGGCAGGTTATGGCGCGGCACAGGCCCTTCCCGGGCCGCTCTTCGCCTTTTCCGCCTATCTGGGCGCGCTCCTGCCCTTCGCCCCCCATCCGGTCGTCGGCGCAGCCCTCGCCCTCCTGGCGATCTTTCTGCCCGGCTTCCTGCTGATCTACGGCGCGCTGCCCTTCTGGCAGGGCTTGCGCAGCTCGCCCCATGCAAGCGCGATCATGAAGGGAGCGAATGCGGGGGTCGTCGGCCTTCTGATCGCAGCCTTCATAACGCCCATCTGGACATCCAGCGTCAGGAACCCGCTTGACTTGCTCCTTGCGGCAAGCGCCTTCCTGCTGCTCACCACGTTCCGGCAAGGATCCGGCCGGGTCGTGCTGATCATGGCTGTCATCGGCATCGCGCTCGGTCTCCTGGACATGAAACCGACTTGA
- a CDS encoding putative metalloprotease CJM1_0395 family protein, protein MKKRDAEVKAHERAHNAAGGIYAGAPTYETTRGPDGRTYAVGGEVAIDTSPAGSPQATIAKADQIVRAALAPADPSPQDLRVAAAARQMRAEAQAALLQLQAEEAAQEDEESEADPAREGDGSEDGFETESSEPRAPISVDTRFAAQRAYEQVAQMIAPFG, encoded by the coding sequence TTGAAAAAGCGCGATGCCGAGGTGAAAGCCCATGAGCGCGCGCATAACGCTGCCGGCGGCATCTACGCCGGAGCCCCAACCTACGAGACGACAAGAGGGCCCGACGGGCGCACCTATGCGGTGGGCGGGGAAGTCGCCATCGACACCTCTCCTGCGGGATCCCCGCAAGCAACCATCGCCAAGGCCGACCAGATCGTGCGCGCCGCACTCGCCCCGGCAGATCCCTCCCCACAGGATCTCCGCGTCGCCGCCGCCGCCCGCCAGATGCGCGCCGAAGCGCAGGCCGCCCTGCTCCAGCTTCAGGCAGAAGAAGCCGCGCAGGAGGATGAGGAAAGCGAGGCCGACCCTGCCAGGGAAGGCGACGGGTCCGAAGATGGTTTCGAAACCGAATCCAGCGAGCCGCGCGCCCCCATTTCCGTCGACACCCGCTTTGCCGCTCAGCGTGCCTACGAGCAGGTGGCCCAGATGATCGCGCCCTTCGGCTGA